In the genome of Bacillota bacterium, one region contains:
- a CDS encoding protease complex subunit PrcB family protein, translating to MAIRHVTAEEFPAYELGKWVESNRERLFWGFFTFGETRYLLVSRGESPHAGYGVRFTDLRRKADGTLVATATWSDPEPGRLYAQVISYPFDLIATPASTPAYELRFVGPGAPESPGRVEPDVILEAPAPGDRLASPLRLRGKARVFEGRLQVELEDGHNVLLRKVLAGPGAPAWMEFDERLAFDRPTNPSGMLTVYALSPRDGSKQNVVMVPVGFAE from the coding sequence GTGGCGATCCGCCACGTGACGGCCGAGGAGTTCCCGGCCTACGAGCTGGGCAAGTGGGTAGAGAGCAACCGCGAGCGCCTCTTCTGGGGCTTCTTCACCTTCGGGGAGACCCGCTACCTGCTGGTCAGCCGAGGCGAGAGCCCCCACGCCGGCTACGGCGTCCGTTTCACCGACCTGCGCAGGAAGGCGGACGGCACCCTGGTGGCGACCGCCACCTGGAGCGACCCCGAGCCCGGCAGGCTCTACGCCCAGGTGATCAGCTACCCCTTCGACCTGATCGCGACGCCCGCCTCGACGCCGGCCTACGAACTGCGCTTCGTCGGGCCTGGGGCGCCCGAGTCGCCCGGTCGCGTCGAGCCCGACGTGATCCTGGAGGCGCCCGCGCCCGGCGACCGCCTGGCGAGCCCGCTCCGCCTGCGCGGCAAGGCCCGCGTCTTCGAGGGGCGCCTGCAGGTGGAGCTGGAGGACGGCCACAACGTCCTCCTCCGGAAGGTCCTCGCGGGTCCCGGCGCGCCGGCGTGGATGGAATTCGACGAGCGGCTCGCCTTCGACCGCCCGACCAACCCCTCCGGGATGCTGACGGTCTACGCGCTCAGCCCGCGCGACGGCTCGAAGCAGAACGTGGTCATGGTCCCGGTCGGCTTCGCGGAGTGA
- a CDS encoding DegV family protein, with product MTEPEAGGLAERGPQEVRGEGFRDGRRVALVTDSTATLPPGWAAAHGVAVVPLTVRLGSREYLDGVELSPGDFFRRLRETGEWASTSQPAPERFLAAYRQAAEAGAGEILVLTLSSRLSGTYASAVAAAELWREEGGPPVHVWDSRSAAGGHALLVTAARRLADNGADAAAILAALERLQPALHLEAVVETLRYLAHGGRIGRAAAWAGTLLDVKPVIALAPDGVVEPVARVRTFAAALRWLLDSLARRYPDRTRPLHLVVIHADNPEAAERLEQGVRQLGYPLAEFWRADFTPVLGAHTGPGLAGFCDWQE from the coding sequence GTGACGGAGCCGGAAGCAGGCGGCCTTGCGGAGCGGGGGCCGCAGGAGGTCCGGGGGGAGGGCTTCCGCGACGGCAGGCGGGTCGCCCTGGTGACCGACAGCACGGCCACGCTCCCGCCCGGCTGGGCGGCCGCCCACGGCGTGGCGGTGGTGCCGCTGACCGTCCGACTGGGCAGCCGCGAGTACCTGGACGGGGTGGAGCTCTCGCCGGGCGACTTCTTCCGGCGACTGCGGGAGACCGGCGAGTGGGCCTCCACCTCGCAGCCGGCGCCCGAGCGCTTCCTGGCAGCCTACCGCCAGGCGGCCGAGGCGGGCGCGGGCGAGATCCTCGTCCTCACGCTCAGCTCGCGCCTGAGCGGCACCTACGCCAGCGCCGTGGCCGCGGCGGAGCTCTGGCGTGAGGAGGGCGGCCCGCCCGTCCACGTCTGGGACAGCCGTTCGGCTGCCGGCGGCCACGCCCTTCTCGTCACGGCGGCCCGGCGCCTGGCCGACAACGGCGCCGACGCGGCCGCCATCCTGGCCGCCCTGGAGCGGCTCCAGCCCGCGCTCCACCTGGAGGCGGTGGTCGAGACGCTGCGCTACCTGGCCCACGGGGGGCGCATCGGCCGCGCCGCCGCCTGGGCCGGGACGCTCCTGGACGTCAAGCCGGTCATCGCCCTGGCCCCCGACGGCGTGGTCGAGCCGGTGGCCCGGGTGCGCACCTTCGCCGCCGCCCTGCGCTGGCTCCTGGATTCGCTGGCCCGCCGCTACCCCGACCGGACGCGGCCGCTCCACCTGGTCGTCATCCACGCCGACAACCCGGAGGCGGCGGAGCGCCTCGAGCAAGGGGTCCGCCAGCTGGGCTACCCGCTGGCGGAGTTCTGGCGGGCCGACTTCACGCCGGTCCTGGGCGCCCATACGGGCCCGGGCCTGGCGGGCTTCTGTGACTGGCAGGAGTAG
- a CDS encoding lytic transglycosylase domain-containing protein: MSGAPEVDRRLFERAAARHGLDARLVEAVARVESGLDPRAVSPAGAVGLMQLMPETARAMGARDPLDPEQNVEAGARYLRELLDRFGDLSLALAAYNAGPEAVERYGGLPPYPETQAFVRRVLDQLG; the protein is encoded by the coding sequence ATGTCCGGCGCGCCGGAGGTCGACCGGAGGCTCTTCGAGCGGGCCGCGGCCCGGCACGGACTGGACGCGCGCCTCGTGGAGGCGGTGGCCCGCGTCGAGTCCGGACTCGATCCCCGCGCCGTCTCCCCGGCGGGTGCGGTCGGCCTCATGCAGCTGATGCCCGAGACGGCGCGCGCGATGGGGGCCCGCGACCCCCTGGACCCCGAGCAGAACGTGGAGGCCGGGGCCCGCTACCTGAGGGAGCTGCTCGACCGCTTCGGCGACCTGAGCCTGGCCCTGGCGGCCTACAACGCGGGCCCCGAAGCCGTCGAGCGGTATGGCGGCCTGCCGCCCTATCCGGAGACGCAGGCCTTCGTCCGGCGGGTGCTGGACCAACTCGGCTGA
- a CDS encoding Vitamin K epoxide reductase, translating to MSPRPSDPGEAAARLTGSGGLAGRPLALRLALAGAGLAVSGYLTLLHWAPRALACPNAGLVDCASVLESGASVWWGVPVAAWGLLWFLVAGLLALRAGSGLRLLWAAAGALAVVGLVYTELFVVGAICLWCTLVHLLVLALFALETAAYASGA from the coding sequence GTGAGCCCGCGACCCTCCGACCCCGGGGAGGCGGCAGCCCGGCTGACCGGGAGCGGGGGCTTGGCAGGAAGGCCGCTGGCCCTCCGCCTGGCCCTGGCGGGCGCGGGGCTGGCCGTCTCCGGCTACCTGACGCTCCTCCACTGGGCGCCGCGGGCGCTGGCCTGCCCCAACGCCGGTCTGGTGGACTGCGCCTCCGTCCTCGAGAGCGGGGCCAGCGTCTGGTGGGGCGTCCCCGTCGCCGCCTGGGGGCTTCTCTGGTTCCTGGTCGCGGGGCTGCTGGCCCTCCGCGCCGGCAGCGGCCTCCGCCTGCTCTGGGCGGCCGCCGGTGCCCTGGCGGTGGTGGGCCTCGTCTATACGGAGCTCTTCGTCGTCGGCGCCATCTGCCTCTGGTGCACCCTGGTCCACCTCCTGGTGCTGGCTCTCTTCGCCCTGGAGACCGCCGCCTACGCCTCGGGCGCATAG